A stretch of the Papaver somniferum cultivar HN1 chromosome 6, ASM357369v1, whole genome shotgun sequence genome encodes the following:
- the LOC113291647 gene encoding uncharacterized protein LOC113291647, which translates to MSDRDSQDDVGTLASYDPMDDIDRILRRWEERDADDEVERLLLINHWLETGTIIAQPELHEVFHRRYTDRFRVIHDPQRLDCRGVPGHSPHMKMLACVKLLANGIAADANDDYVRMGKTTQYFYLKRFCRNIVKLFGPRYLRKPTPDDVKRLLKENDERGFPGMLGSVDCMYWPWKNCPTSWAGQYKGYKPWPSIVLEAVASYDRWFWHAFFGMPGSCNDLNVLDASPPFDNILSEDAPQVDVRINGHRYDMGYYLADGIYPILSTIVQSYKQPHNQQQTLFNGYQMGKRKDVERAFGIPQAKFHIVAGPVRYWDEDDLKYIMKTCIILHNMISEDERRHGAWKTPGAGEMRI; encoded by the exons ATGAGTGATCGAGATTCTCAAGACGATGTTGGGACTTTGGCTTCCTATGACCCTATGGATGACATTGACCGTATTCTCCGTAGATGGGAGGAAAGAGATGCTGATGATGAGGTTGAAAGGCTATTATTAATTAACCATTGGTTAGAAACAG GTACAATTATTGCTCAACCAGAATTGCATGAGGTCTTCCACAGACGATACACCGATAGATTCAGGGTTATTCATGAT CCTCAAAGACTGGACTGCAGAGGTGTACCAGGTCATTCTCCCCACATGAAGATGCTTGCCTGCGTCAAGTTACTTGCCAATGGTATTGCAGCTGATGCGAATGACGATTATGTGAGAATGGGAAAGACAACTCAGTACTTTTACTTGAAGCGGTTTTGTAGGAATATTGTGAAACTTTTTGGTCCGAGGTACTTGAGAAAACCCACACCGGACGATGTAAAACGTTTGTTGAAGGAGAATGATGAAAGAGGTTTTCCTGGTATGCTTGGAAGTGTTGATTGTATGTATTGGCCGTGGAAGAATTGCCCGACATCGTGGGCTGGACAATACAAAGGATATAAGCCATGGCCCTCCATTGTATTAGAGGCAGTTGCATCTTATGATAgatggttttggcatgcattttttggtaTGCCTGGTTCGTGTAATGATCTCAATGTACTCGATGCATCACCACCGTTCGACAATATCTTATCGGAGGATGCTCCACAAGTTGATGTTCGTATAAATGGTCATAGATATGATATGGGTTACTATTTAGCTGACGGAATCTACCCAATATTGTCAACTATTGTTCAGTCTTACAAACAGCCGCATAATCAACAACAGACATTATTCAACGGTTACCAAATGGGAAAAAGGAAGGATGTTGAGCGGGCATTTGGGATTCCGCAAGCAAAATTCCACATTGTGGCAGGACCAGTAAGGTATTGGGATGAAGATGACCTTAAGTACATAATGAAGACTTGTATTATTCTCCACAACATGATATCTGAGGATGAACGTCGTCATGGTGCTTGGAAAACACCAGGAGCAGGAGAAATGAGAATTTAG